The uncultured Hyphomonas sp. genome includes a window with the following:
- a CDS encoding AraC family ligand binding domain-containing protein has protein sequence MPEIIQDAKTFRAGEAWGARDIARIDGATVRLHWTDQPYKWHVNDGTEVFLVMQGVVDMHYREHGAEKIVQLGAGDMFVAGAGDEHVAHPIGEARVLVIEREGSV, from the coding sequence ATGCCGGAAATCATACAGGATGCGAAAACGTTCCGGGCCGGGGAGGCCTGGGGCGCGCGCGACATCGCCCGCATCGACGGGGCGACCGTGCGCCTCCACTGGACCGACCAGCCCTACAAGTGGCACGTCAATGACGGCACGGAAGTCTTCCTTGTCATGCAGGGCGTGGTCGACATGCACTACCGGGAGCATGGCGCGGAAAAGATCGTCCAGCTCGGCGCAGGCGACATGTTCGTCGCCGGGGCAGGGGACGAGCATGTCGCCCATCCCATCGGGGAGGCACGTGTGCTCGTGATCGAACGCGAAGGCTCTGTCTGA
- a CDS encoding amidohydrolase, which produces MRPILPLLSTALLAACITGPAWPDSRDAKLIEQVEEKADLSNSLSDQIWEWAEVGYQEEKSSGLLQQTLKVEGFDVEAGVAGIPTAFVAEYGEGGPVIAILAEFDALPGINQTASPDREERDGMGAGHACGHNLFAAGSTTAAIAIKDWLEETGTPGRIRLYGTPAEEGGSGKVYMVRAGLFDDVDIALHWHAGDRNSAAARTTLANRSAKFRFHGLSAHAAGAPEKGRSALDGVEAFDMMVNMMREHVPQDARIHYVITSGGAAPNVVPDFAEVFYYVRHPTADGVEAIWSRLEDAARGAALGTGTTVDWEIIHGNNPLLVNETLAKMMDAKLREVGGVTYDDEEKAFAETIYATLTTPSLPIGSEAEIQPYEVTLGYGSTDVGDVSYAVPTVGLNTATWVPGTPAHSWQAVAASGTSIGHKGTQVASKTLTLAAIELFTNPDLRAEAREEFDEKRGPDYQYRSLLGDRDPPLDYRK; this is translated from the coding sequence ATGCGCCCCATCCTGCCACTTCTCTCCACCGCGCTCCTCGCCGCCTGCATCACAGGGCCCGCCTGGCCGGACAGCCGCGATGCGAAACTGATCGAACAGGTGGAAGAAAAGGCGGATCTCTCCAACAGCCTGTCGGACCAGATCTGGGAGTGGGCGGAGGTTGGCTATCAGGAGGAAAAATCCTCCGGGCTTCTTCAGCAGACGCTGAAAGTGGAAGGCTTTGACGTGGAGGCGGGCGTCGCCGGCATCCCGACCGCTTTTGTGGCGGAATATGGTGAGGGCGGCCCGGTGATCGCGATTCTCGCCGAGTTCGACGCGCTGCCGGGCATCAACCAGACCGCCAGCCCGGACCGGGAAGAGCGCGACGGCATGGGCGCAGGCCATGCTTGTGGGCACAATCTCTTCGCGGCGGGTTCCACCACGGCAGCCATCGCGATCAAGGACTGGCTGGAAGAGACCGGCACGCCGGGCCGCATCCGGCTTTACGGCACACCGGCGGAAGAGGGGGGTAGCGGAAAGGTCTATATGGTCCGCGCGGGCCTGTTCGACGATGTCGACATCGCGCTGCACTGGCATGCGGGGGACCGTAACTCCGCTGCCGCGCGCACGACGCTGGCCAACCGGTCGGCCAAGTTCCGTTTCCATGGCCTCTCGGCTCACGCAGCGGGGGCGCCGGAGAAAGGCCGCTCGGCGCTCGACGGGGTCGAGGCCTTCGACATGATGGTCAACATGATGCGCGAGCATGTGCCTCAGGACGCCCGCATCCATTACGTCATCACCTCCGGCGGCGCCGCCCCGAACGTGGTGCCGGACTTTGCCGAAGTCTTCTACTATGTCCGCCATCCGACCGCCGATGGCGTCGAAGCAATCTGGTCGCGCCTGGAGGATGCCGCCCGCGGCGCGGCGCTCGGCACGGGCACGACGGTCGACTGGGAAATCATCCATGGCAACAATCCGCTGCTGGTGAACGAGACGCTGGCGAAAATGATGGATGCAAAGCTGCGCGAGGTTGGCGGGGTCACGTATGATGACGAGGAGAAAGCCTTCGCCGAGACGATCTATGCCACGCTGACCACGCCGAGCCTGCCCATCGGCTCGGAAGCGGAAATCCAGCCTTATGAAGTGACGCTCGGCTACGGTTCCACCGATGTGGGCGATGTGTCCTATGCCGTGCCGACCGTTGGCCTGAACACGGCGACCTGGGTGCCGGGCACGCCGGCTCACTCCTGGCAGGCGGTTGCTGCGTCCGGCACATCGATCGGGCACAAGGGCACGCAGGTGGCGTCCAAGACGCTGACGCTGGCCGCGATCGAACTGTTCACGAACCCGGATCTGCGCGCGGAAGCCCGCGAGGAGTTCGATGAAAAGCGCGGGCCGGATTATCAATACCGCTCGCTTCTCGGCGACCGCGATCCGCCGCTCGATTACCGCAAATAG
- the hisB gene encoding imidazoleglycerol-phosphate dehydratase HisB: MTQNRTATVSRKTKETDISVTLDLDGTGKSDIQTGIGFFDHMLESFSKHSAIDLTVRCDGDLHIDMHHSVEDTGIVIGQAILKALGDFAGITRFGTAYIPMDETLSRASLDLCKRPYLVWKVQFTRDKIGEMDTELFKEFFHALAGNGGMCLHVENLYGENCHHIAESCFKATARALRAAVEVDPRLGGQAASTKGSL; encoded by the coding sequence ATGACCCAGAACCGCACCGCCACCGTCAGCCGCAAGACCAAGGAAACGGATATTTCCGTCACCCTCGACCTCGACGGCACAGGAAAATCCGACATCCAGACCGGGATCGGCTTTTTCGACCATATGCTGGAGAGTTTCTCCAAGCACTCGGCCATCGACCTGACTGTGCGCTGCGACGGCGACCTGCACATCGACATGCACCACAGTGTCGAGGATACGGGCATTGTCATCGGCCAGGCCATCCTCAAGGCGCTGGGCGATTTTGCCGGCATCACCCGTTTCGGCACGGCCTATATCCCGATGGACGAAACGCTGAGCCGGGCGAGCCTCGACCTCTGCAAGCGGCCTTACCTGGTGTGGAAAGTACAGTTTACGCGCGACAAGATCGGTGAAATGGACACCGAACTCTTCAAGGAGTTCTTCCACGCCCTCGCCGGAAATGGTGGCATGTGCCTGCACGTCGAGAATCTCTACGGCGAAAACTGCCACCACATCGCTGAAAGCTGCTTCAAGGCCACGGCCCGTGCCCTGCGCGCCGCTGTTGAAGTCGACCCGCGCCTCGGCGGGCAGGCGGCAAGCACCAAGGGCAGCCTTTAG
- a CDS encoding bifunctional diguanylate cyclase/phosphodiesterase: MRKLSQIRRFFGSMTLPAFAAFVGAIAAVLVFGAVTVLEQTYRVLFGGHAWNDMASPPEVVLGLLLISITCGAGASFLLARSFQQVLQRFLAYLDDTTSMRPRGVESVMFKELRRLRVAVTRRVSHLRRENERLERIAYVDQQTGLPNTIALEAYIERKLPYASFDAPAAFFLLDLDQFGRAAERLGSLATNSLLNSVGERLTGCLAHLDAPVAASLEGSMIAALHNDQFAIFLPNAITRESVSNIARAIRVAFAQPFEINGQSISVGMSGGIVIAPEDADTAQKLFRHADLALQQVRQESASGFRYFSPRLNRVARGKYMLEAELREAVAAREFKAVFQPKVDFASGKIVGCEALARWQRANGKIISPAAFIPLAEETGLVNQIGEQILESACECAVVWMKEGFDVSVAVNVSPRQFMTVDLTNLVLEVLKRTGLPPGRLELEITESMAVSDPTKVDRVMRPLRALGVKLALDDFGTGHSNLSMLTQLPFDVFKIDRQFVSALDADRQAPAIVEMILAMAETLGLKTVAEGVETDRQAEFLSRRGCSMAQGFLYSPGLPQEGFLELLRGWDARLDSSRKAG; the protein is encoded by the coding sequence TTGCGCAAACTGTCGCAGATACGCCGGTTTTTCGGCTCTATGACGCTGCCGGCATTCGCCGCTTTTGTCGGCGCGATAGCGGCTGTTCTGGTCTTTGGCGCAGTGACTGTCCTCGAACAGACCTATCGTGTGCTGTTCGGCGGCCACGCCTGGAACGATATGGCCTCCCCTCCCGAAGTCGTCCTGGGCCTTCTGCTGATCTCCATTACGTGCGGGGCAGGGGCCTCCTTCCTGCTCGCCCGGTCTTTCCAGCAGGTTCTGCAGAGATTCCTCGCCTATCTGGACGATACGACGTCGATGCGGCCGCGCGGCGTGGAATCGGTCATGTTCAAGGAACTGCGCCGCCTGCGCGTTGCGGTGACCCGCCGGGTCAGCCATCTGCGCCGCGAGAATGAGCGCCTTGAACGGATCGCCTATGTCGACCAGCAGACTGGCCTGCCGAACACGATCGCGCTGGAAGCCTATATCGAACGCAAGCTGCCCTATGCCTCGTTCGATGCGCCGGCGGCCTTCTTCCTGCTCGACCTCGACCAGTTCGGCCGGGCCGCCGAACGCCTCGGCAGTCTCGCCACCAATTCGCTGCTGAATTCTGTCGGTGAGCGGCTGACCGGTTGTCTCGCCCATCTCGACGCTCCGGTTGCGGCCAGCCTCGAAGGCTCGATGATCGCGGCCCTTCATAATGATCAGTTCGCGATCTTCCTGCCGAACGCCATCACCCGCGAAAGCGTGTCGAATATTGCGCGGGCCATCCGCGTAGCCTTTGCCCAACCTTTCGAGATCAATGGCCAGTCGATCAGCGTTGGCATGTCGGGCGGCATCGTCATCGCGCCGGAAGATGCTGACACGGCACAGAAACTTTTCCGCCATGCAGATCTCGCGCTTCAGCAGGTACGTCAGGAATCGGCGTCCGGCTTCCGCTATTTCTCGCCGCGGCTCAACCGCGTGGCCCGTGGCAAATACATGCTGGAAGCCGAACTGCGCGAAGCCGTCGCTGCGCGCGAATTCAAGGCCGTGTTCCAGCCAAAGGTCGACTTTGCCAGCGGCAAGATCGTCGGCTGCGAAGCGCTCGCCCGCTGGCAGCGCGCGAATGGCAAGATCATTTCCCCGGCAGCCTTTATTCCGCTGGCGGAGGAAACCGGCCTCGTCAACCAGATCGGCGAACAGATCCTCGAATCGGCCTGCGAATGCGCCGTGGTCTGGATGAAGGAAGGCTTTGACGTCTCCGTCGCCGTCAACGTGTCGCCGCGCCAGTTCATGACGGTCGACCTGACAAACCTGGTGCTTGAAGTCCTGAAACGGACGGGCCTGCCGCCGGGTCGCCTGGAACTGGAGATCACGGAAAGCATGGCCGTGTCCGATCCGACCAAGGTGGACCGGGTGATGCGTCCGCTGCGGGCACTGGGCGTGAAGCTGGCCCTCGACGATTTCGGCACGGGGCATTCCAATTTGTCCATGCTGACCCAGTTGCCGTTCGACGTGTTCAAGATCGACCGTCAGTTTGTGTCTGCTCTGGATGCGGACCGTCAGGCGCCGGCGATTGTCGAAATGATCCTCGCCATGGCGGAAACGCTGGGCCTGAAGACGGTGGCCGAAGGCGTCGAAACCGACCGCCAGGCAGAGTTTCTGTCGCGGCGCGGGTGCTCCATGGCGCAGGGCTTCCTCTACTCCCCGGGCCTGCCGCAGGAAGGGTTCCTGGAACTGCTGCGCGGCTGGGACGCCCGTTTGGACAGCTCCCGCAAGGCGGGCTAG
- a CDS encoding GNAT family N-acetyltransferase produces the protein MNPPTLTTDRLILRPFEEADYPHAAAMWGDADVVRYIGGVTRSPQDVWFASVRGRGMWDVKGFGYWTVLDRETGTWLGEAGFSDFRRGMSPDLSEWPEAGWAFGRASWGRGIGSEVVKRMHAWLDETHPGKSVCIIDEDNVASRRVAEKAGYVLWTMSALRDHPVTVYHRLP, from the coding sequence GTGAACCCACCGACATTGACGACAGACCGGCTGATTCTGCGCCCGTTTGAAGAAGCCGATTATCCGCACGCTGCCGCCATGTGGGGCGATGCCGACGTGGTCCGCTATATCGGCGGGGTGACGCGCAGCCCGCAGGATGTGTGGTTCGCCTCCGTACGCGGACGCGGCATGTGGGACGTGAAAGGCTTCGGCTACTGGACGGTGCTAGACCGCGAGACCGGCACATGGCTGGGCGAAGCCGGGTTTTCCGATTTCAGGCGGGGCATGTCACCAGACCTGTCGGAATGGCCCGAAGCCGGCTGGGCGTTCGGGCGCGCCTCATGGGGCCGTGGCATCGGCAGCGAGGTGGTCAAGCGGATGCACGCATGGCTGGACGAAACCCATCCGGGCAAGAGTGTCTGTATCATCGATGAGGACAATGTTGCCTCACGCCGGGTCGCGGAAAAGGCGGGCTATGTCCTCTGGACGATGTCGGCGCTGCGCGACCATCCGGTCACGGTCTATCACCGCCTTCCCTAG
- a CDS encoding nuclear transport factor 2 family protein encodes MTRQHLVPMTGYEPNLQRWFDWMEGDHSPEGLSGQLADNVVFRSPVVHTPQEGKPVTMAYLTAAGETLGGDTFRYVRVFDCGDKAVLEFECVMDGIQVNGVDMIEWNVDGQIVDFKVMVRPLKAIQTVHAAMGAMLAKMKAGA; translated from the coding sequence ATGACCAGGCAGCATCTTGTGCCGATGACCGGCTATGAGCCGAACCTGCAACGCTGGTTCGACTGGATGGAAGGCGACCATTCTCCCGAAGGCCTGTCAGGCCAGCTGGCCGACAATGTCGTCTTCCGCAGCCCGGTCGTGCACACGCCGCAGGAAGGCAAGCCGGTCACGATGGCCTATCTCACCGCGGCCGGTGAGACGCTGGGCGGCGACACGTTCCGCTATGTCCGCGTCTTCGATTGCGGCGACAAGGCAGTGCTGGAATTCGAATGCGTCATGGACGGTATCCAGGTGAACGGCGTCGACATGATCGAATGGAACGTCGACGGCCAGATTGTCGATTTCAAGGTGATGGTCCGCCCTCTGAAGGCCATCCAGACTGTCCATGCGGCCATGGGGGCCATGCTGGCAAAGATGAAGGCCGGCGCGTGA
- a CDS encoding CoA ester lyase: MSQKTPRNFFKPLAIGAPEPMRDLPVKLERMIHFVPPHLDKVRAKVPSMAPGVDVILANLEDAIPADAKDAARAGAIEMANMYDWQGKGTGFWSRVNPLNSPWFQEDVSQLVLNAGHQLDVIMLPKVEGPWDIHFADQYVAQLEAKAGLTRPILFHAILETAQGMALVEDIALASPRMQGISLGPADLAADRKMKTTRVGGGHPFYRVIEDPKEDGSDRASAQQDPWHYTIARMVDACRMAGINAFYGPFGDIADLDACEQQFRNAFLLGCSGTWSLHPNQIAIAKKVFSPDPDEVKFARKILAAMPDGTGVAMIDGKMQDDATWKQAKVISDLADLVASKDPDLAAAYGA, translated from the coding sequence ATGTCACAGAAAACACCGCGAAATTTCTTCAAGCCGCTCGCCATCGGCGCGCCGGAACCGATGCGGGACCTGCCCGTCAAGCTGGAGCGGATGATCCATTTCGTCCCGCCGCACCTGGATAAAGTGCGCGCCAAGGTGCCGTCCATGGCCCCCGGCGTGGATGTGATCCTCGCCAACCTCGAAGACGCGATCCCCGCCGATGCCAAGGATGCCGCCCGCGCCGGCGCCATCGAAATGGCCAACATGTATGACTGGCAGGGCAAGGGCACCGGTTTCTGGAGCCGCGTGAACCCACTGAACTCCCCCTGGTTCCAGGAAGACGTCTCCCAGCTGGTCCTCAATGCCGGCCATCAGCTGGACGTGATCATGCTGCCCAAGGTCGAAGGCCCATGGGACATCCACTTCGCCGACCAGTATGTCGCCCAGCTGGAAGCCAAGGCAGGCCTCACCCGCCCCATCCTGTTCCACGCCATCCTCGAAACCGCGCAGGGCATGGCCCTCGTTGAAGACATCGCGCTGGCCTCCCCGCGTATGCAGGGCATCAGCCTCGGCCCGGCAGACCTGGCCGCCGACCGCAAGATGAAGACGACCCGCGTCGGCGGCGGCCACCCCTTCTACCGCGTGATCGAGGATCCGAAGGAAGACGGCAGCGACCGCGCCAGCGCCCAGCAGGACCCATGGCACTACACGATTGCCCGCATGGTCGACGCCTGCCGCATGGCCGGGATCAATGCCTTCTACGGTCCGTTCGGCGACATTGCCGACCTCGACGCCTGCGAACAGCAATTCCGCAATGCCTTCCTGCTCGGCTGCTCCGGTACGTGGAGCCTGCACCCGAACCAGATCGCCATCGCGAAAAAAGTGTTCAGCCCGGACCCGGACGAAGTGAAATTCGCCCGCAAGATTCTGGCCGCCATGCCGGACGGCACCGGCGTCGCCATGATCGACGGCAAGATGCAGGACGATGCGACCTGGAAGCAGGCCAAGGTGATCTCCGACCTTGCAGACCTCGTCGCCTCGAAAGATCCGGATCTCGCGGCCGCTTACGGGGCCTGA
- a CDS encoding YqaE/Pmp3 family membrane protein, with protein sequence MSVLMILLTILFPPVPVALKEGIGTQLLINVLLTLIGWLPGVIHAFWVQTRGSGAIEI encoded by the coding sequence ATGTCTGTTCTGATGATCCTGCTGACCATCCTGTTCCCCCCTGTGCCTGTGGCACTCAAGGAAGGGATCGGCACGCAGCTATTGATCAACGTGCTTCTTACGCTGATCGGCTGGCTTCCGGGCGTTATCCACGCCTTCTGGGTCCAGACGCGCGGCTCGGGTGCAATCGAGATTTAA
- a CDS encoding tyrosine recombinase yields the protein MSDRARIEAFLEMMSAERGASPNTLDAYGRDLLDASEFCGGKLETAGARDLAGWLSDLAARGMAPSSQARKLSAVRRFFRFLFEEGDRKDDPTAKLDGPKPSRDVPDVLSREEMARLIDACGEDLRLKALVELLYGAGLRVSELVSLTLGSLPRRKGERWVTRDVIIRGKGGKERLCPLGGPALAALSDWLAVREETLPKNSLARTRAEKFVFPSRGKEGHLTRRRLGQLLEELAIMAGIRPDRVHPHALRHAYATHLLMGGADLRSVQTLLGHADIATTQIYTHVLTDELAELLETAHPLARN from the coding sequence ATGTCAGACCGTGCGCGTATCGAAGCCTTCCTTGAAATGATGTCCGCCGAGCGGGGCGCGTCGCCCAATACGCTCGACGCCTATGGGCGTGACCTGCTGGACGCATCGGAATTTTGCGGCGGCAAACTGGAGACCGCCGGCGCGCGGGACCTCGCCGGATGGCTGTCGGATCTCGCCGCGCGCGGCATGGCGCCGTCGTCCCAGGCGCGCAAGCTCTCCGCCGTCCGGCGCTTCTTCCGTTTCCTGTTCGAAGAAGGCGACCGCAAGGACGACCCGACCGCAAAGCTCGACGGGCCCAAGCCGTCCCGCGATGTGCCGGACGTGCTGTCGCGTGAGGAAATGGCCCGGCTGATCGATGCCTGCGGCGAAGACCTTCGGCTGAAGGCGCTGGTTGAGCTGCTCTATGGCGCCGGGCTTCGTGTGTCGGAACTTGTCTCGCTGACGCTCGGCTCCCTCCCCCGCCGCAAGGGCGAGCGCTGGGTAACGCGTGATGTGATCATTCGCGGTAAGGGCGGCAAGGAGCGGCTGTGCCCGCTCGGCGGTCCGGCGCTGGCGGCCCTTTCAGACTGGCTGGCCGTGCGCGAAGAGACCCTGCCGAAGAACAGCCTCGCCCGCACGCGCGCGGAGAAATTCGTCTTTCCCTCACGCGGAAAGGAAGGCCATCTGACGCGGCGGCGCCTTGGCCAATTGCTGGAGGAACTGGCGATCATGGCAGGCATCCGGCCAGACCGGGTCCACCCGCACGCCCTGCGCCATGCCTATGCCACTCACCTCCTGATGGGCGGCGCAGACCTGCGCAGCGTCCAGACCCTGCTCGGCCATGCCGACATCGCCACGACCCAGATCTACACCCACGTCCTGACCGACGAACTGGCCGAATTGCTGGAAACAGCCCACCCCCTCGCCCGCAACTAA
- a CDS encoding DUF3604 domain-containing protein, translating into MKYLGQASLAVLLLAAGCTAQQDMATPPETAAATPETLAEATPANTTAPAPADRVALFGDLHVHTGQSFDAFISSVRATPDDAYRFAKGEKITTDGGYDVQLNGPLGFLAVTDHGEYMGIMPSMATPGTALSQTAFAKSVFGPDAENPAKSFQNVGLTIVSGDEIEEIYDRDVIDSAWQRAIDAAERHYEPGKFTTFAGYEFTAMTPVLESKIPAAANLHRNVIFRGEAPPRLFSTLDSPNPEDLWKWMDAQRADGRDVMSIPHNSNASNGEMFASETYEGGELTADYAITRMRNEPVIEITQIKGTSEAHPALSPNDEWANFELYETFIGSAAKTSPHIGDYARNALARGLGLADTKGFNPFRFGFIGSSDTHIGAGPFIEETFWGKFPVDGADPAKRHSIPPNGEKTWDADEARITIPADGVMVPNMRRLLAASQYSASGLAGVWADENTREAIFDAIRRKETFGTSGPRLKARMFASFDFGEDILSDPDLVASAYETGVPQGGDLTGSGGAPQILAWAMRDPDSYPLQRLQVVKVWTDADGTAHEAVYDAACSGGAAPDPETHRCPDNGARVNLADCSTNDGTGASEMKALWTDPDFDVARRSAYYVRVLENPSCRWSSWDAARNGTPPNPDMPTTIQERAWTSPVWYNPED; encoded by the coding sequence ATGAAATATCTGGGACAGGCGAGCCTCGCCGTCTTGTTGCTGGCGGCTGGCTGCACCGCTCAGCAGGACATGGCCACACCGCCGGAAACAGCCGCTGCGACGCCGGAGACGCTGGCCGAAGCGACACCGGCAAACACAACGGCCCCTGCCCCGGCAGACCGGGTTGCCCTGTTCGGTGACCTGCACGTCCATACCGGCCAGTCCTTCGACGCGTTCATCTCCTCGGTCCGGGCCACGCCGGACGATGCCTACCGGTTTGCCAAGGGGGAGAAGATCACAACCGATGGCGGCTATGACGTCCAGCTGAACGGCCCGCTCGGCTTTCTCGCCGTGACCGATCATGGCGAGTATATGGGCATCATGCCGTCCATGGCGACGCCCGGCACGGCCCTGTCCCAGACCGCTTTCGCAAAATCCGTCTTCGGACCGGACGCAGAGAATCCGGCCAAGTCTTTCCAGAATGTCGGCCTGACCATCGTGTCGGGGGACGAGATTGAAGAGATCTATGACCGGGACGTGATCGACTCGGCCTGGCAGCGCGCCATTGATGCAGCCGAGCGCCATTATGAGCCCGGCAAGTTCACGACGTTCGCCGGATACGAATTCACCGCCATGACGCCGGTGCTGGAATCGAAAATCCCGGCAGCCGCCAACCTCCACCGCAATGTCATCTTCCGGGGCGAGGCACCGCCGCGCCTTTTCTCCACCCTCGATTCTCCGAATCCGGAGGATCTCTGGAAGTGGATGGATGCTCAGCGCGCCGACGGCCGGGATGTCATGTCCATCCCGCACAATTCCAACGCCTCCAATGGCGAGATGTTCGCATCGGAGACCTATGAGGGCGGCGAGCTGACGGCGGACTATGCCATCACCCGCATGCGCAACGAGCCCGTCATCGAAATCACTCAGATCAAGGGCACATCCGAAGCTCACCCCGCCCTGTCCCCAAATGATGAATGGGCCAATTTCGAACTCTATGAGACCTTCATCGGCAGCGCGGCGAAGACGTCTCCGCATATTGGCGACTATGCCCGCAACGCGCTTGCCCGCGGCCTCGGCCTTGCCGACACGAAAGGCTTCAACCCGTTCCGGTTCGGCTTCATCGGCTCCAGCGACACGCATATCGGGGCCGGTCCGTTCATTGAAGAAACCTTCTGGGGCAAATTCCCGGTCGATGGCGCAGATCCGGCCAAGCGCCACTCCATTCCCCCGAACGGAGAGAAGACCTGGGATGCCGACGAAGCCCGGATCACCATTCCCGCCGATGGCGTGATGGTTCCGAACATGCGCCGCCTGCTGGCCGCCAGCCAGTACAGCGCCTCGGGCCTCGCCGGTGTGTGGGCGGATGAAAACACGCGCGAAGCGATCTTCGATGCGATCCGCCGTAAGGAGACTTTCGGCACCTCCGGGCCGCGCCTGAAGGCCCGCATGTTCGCAAGCTTCGATTTCGGCGAAGACATTCTCTCCGATCCGGATCTCGTCGCCAGCGCCTATGAAACCGGTGTGCCCCAGGGCGGCGACCTGACCGGCAGTGGCGGTGCGCCACAGATCCTCGCCTGGGCGATGCGCGATCCGGACTCCTATCCCCTGCAACGCCTGCAGGTGGTGAAAGTCTGGACCGATGCAGACGGCACCGCGCATGAGGCCGTCTATGACGCGGCCTGTTCCGGCGGCGCCGCACCCGATCCTGAAACCCATCGGTGCCCGGACAATGGTGCCCGCGTGAACCTTGCCGACTGTTCCACCAATGACGGCACAGGCGCCAGCGAGATGAAAGCGCTGTGGACCGATCCGGACTTCGACGTCGCCCGGCGCTCAGCCTATTATGTCCGCGTGCTGGAAAACCCGTCCTGCCGGTGGTCCAGCTGGGACGCGGCCCGCAACGGTACACCGCCCAATCCGGACATGCCGACCACAATCCAGGAACGGGCCTGGACGAGCCCGGTCTGGTATAATCCGGAAGATTAA
- a CDS encoding YdgA family protein: MRKFLILLGVLAVIGLAGLWWLGTKAEQGKPAPGEIRIEVEDVV; the protein is encoded by the coding sequence ATGCGCAAATTCCTGATCCTGCTTGGCGTTTTGGCGGTGATTGGGCTGGCAGGCCTGTGGTGGCTGGGAACCAAGGCCGAACAGGGCAAACCCGCCCCGGGCGAGATCCGGATCGAGGTCGAAGATGTGGTCTAG
- a CDS encoding shikimate kinase, with product MPSDSDSPAQQKPAALPYESRTIALVGLMGAGKSTVGRRLAEKLGRPFYDSDSEIEKAAGLSISDIFALHGEADFRRGEQQVLKRLLAMPPHVLATGGGAYLNEETRALMREHAITVWLNADLETLWKRVQKRDSRPLLKRGNAKQVLTDLLAEREPVYSQADLVVRSKDGPHTNTVNAILKALKTWKPQ from the coding sequence ATGCCTTCTGACAGCGACAGCCCAGCGCAACAAAAACCGGCGGCTCTGCCTTATGAGTCGCGGACAATTGCGCTTGTCGGCCTGATGGGGGCGGGCAAGTCGACGGTCGGGCGGCGGCTGGCGGAGAAGCTGGGCCGCCCCTTCTATGACAGCGACTCGGAGATCGAGAAGGCAGCCGGCCTGTCGATCTCAGATATCTTCGCCCTGCATGGCGAAGCAGACTTCCGGCGCGGCGAGCAGCAGGTGCTAAAACGCCTTCTGGCGATGCCGCCGCATGTACTGGCGACCGGGGGCGGGGCCTACCTCAATGAAGAGACGCGGGCGCTGATGCGCGAACACGCGATCACCGTCTGGCTGAACGCCGATCTCGAAACCCTGTGGAAGCGCGTCCAGAAGCGGGATTCGCGTCCCCTCCTGAAGCGCGGCAATGCCAAACAGGTGCTGACTGATCTGTTGGCCGAGCGGGAACCGGTCTATTCGCAGGCCGACCTTGTTGTCCGATCCAAGGACGGTCCGCACACGAATACGGTGAATGCCATCCTGAAGGCCCTGAAGACCTGGAAACCCCAATGA